Proteins encoded in a region of the Candidatus Moanabacter tarae genome:
- the acpP gene encoding Acyl carrier protein: protein MAEKSIEQRVTEIIVNQLNVNDEQVTPEASFLDDLGADSLDTVELIMAFEEEFKSEIDGEIPEAEAENLQTVGDVVKYLKEKSGG, encoded by the coding sequence ATGGCAGAAAAATCGATTGAGCAACGCGTCACAGAGATTATCGTAAATCAGCTGAACGTAAATGACGAACAGGTTACTCCGGAAGCCTCTTTCCTCGATGACTTGGGAGCAGATTCGCTTGATACGGTAGAACTCATCATGGCCTTTGAAGAGGAGTTCAAAAGCGAAATTGACGGAGAGATCCCGGAGGCAGAGGCAGAGAACCTCCAAACTGTGGGGGACGTGGTGAAGTATCTCAAGGAGAAATCGGGAGGTTGA
- the fabF gene encoding 3-oxoacyl-[acyl-carrier-protein] synthase 2, giving the protein MGSSRPNHKVVITGLGVLTSLGHDVETFWANLIKGECGIERISRFDVADYPCQVGAEVRDFDPTAVMDAKDVRRNDRFTHFAMAATKSALRNGSIDVSKLDSFRIGVLLGSGIGGMETIENQSERLRHMGPRKVSPFTIPSLIANMASGVVAIEIGARGANFGIVSACATASHSIGESLRMIQAGDADIMVAGGSEAAITPLSYAGFCNMKAMTTSRNNDPHRASRPFDKTRDGFVMGEGAGVVILESQEHAEKRKAKIFCEVAGYSATCDAFHITSPDPTGQGLSRSITNALDNANVQPEEIQYINAHGTSTTYNDRTETNAVKEVFGDHARNILMSSTKSMTGHLLGAAGGIEAASCAMVIEKGEVPPTINYEVPDPECDLNYVPNKTIRAKVDAAMSINLGFGGHNATLVFKRV; this is encoded by the coding sequence ATGGGTAGCTCCAGACCAAATCACAAGGTCGTGATCACCGGGTTAGGTGTTCTGACTTCACTTGGTCACGATGTGGAAACGTTCTGGGCCAATCTTATCAAAGGGGAATGTGGGATTGAACGTATTTCCCGATTTGATGTTGCCGATTATCCGTGCCAGGTAGGGGCGGAAGTGAGGGATTTCGATCCTACCGCAGTGATGGACGCCAAGGATGTTAGGCGTAATGATCGATTCACGCACTTTGCAATGGCGGCAACAAAAAGTGCACTGCGCAATGGCTCCATTGATGTTAGCAAACTTGATTCTTTTCGTATTGGTGTTCTCTTAGGGTCCGGTATTGGAGGTATGGAGACAATTGAGAATCAGTCTGAACGTCTACGCCACATGGGCCCCAGGAAAGTATCGCCCTTCACAATCCCTTCCCTCATAGCTAACATGGCATCCGGAGTGGTTGCAATTGAGATTGGAGCCCGCGGAGCAAATTTCGGTATCGTTAGTGCTTGCGCAACTGCGTCTCATTCCATTGGGGAATCCCTTAGAATGATCCAGGCAGGAGACGCAGATATCATGGTTGCGGGTGGAAGCGAAGCAGCCATCACCCCGCTTAGCTACGCGGGCTTCTGTAACATGAAGGCGATGACGACGAGTCGTAATAACGACCCACATCGCGCGAGTAGGCCATTCGATAAGACCCGCGATGGCTTCGTAATGGGAGAAGGAGCCGGTGTCGTAATTCTTGAATCCCAAGAACATGCAGAAAAGAGAAAAGCAAAGATATTCTGTGAAGTGGCGGGTTATTCGGCCACTTGCGATGCTTTTCACATCACATCACCAGACCCCACCGGACAGGGGCTCTCCCGGTCGATTACAAACGCTCTAGATAACGCAAATGTTCAGCCCGAAGAAATCCAATATATCAATGCGCACGGCACATCCACCACTTACAACGACAGAACCGAGACCAACGCGGTCAAGGAGGTCTTTGGAGACCATGCCAGAAATATCTTAATGAGTTCGACGAAATCGATGACCGGTCATCTCCTAGGCGCAGCGGGGGGAATTGAAGCAGCGAGCTGCGCTATGGTTATTGAGAAGGGCGAAGTCCCTCCCACAATCAACTATGAAGTGCCCGATCCAGAGTGCGATTTAAACTACGTTCCTAATAAAACAATTCGCGCTAAGGTCGATGCCGCCATGAGTATCAATCTTGGATTTGGCGGGCACAACGCCACCCTCGTGTTTAAGAGGGTGTAA
- a CDS encoding Dihydrolipoyl dehydrogenase, translating into MAENNFNLIVIGAGPGGYVCAIRAAQLGLKTAIIEKDPFLGGTCLNVGCIPSKALLHSTEMYHFAAHESRSHGIKMGEVSIDIDNLMRRKDQVVSKLRKGVEMLVGKRDIQIFHGVGEIIEPGSVRVQGPDESQIIYASNIVIATGSKVSELSGISIDGNRIVSSDHAIAFDRAPDDLVVVGGGAIGLELGSVWARLGTKVTVVEFLPRIAPTFDEEISALAERIFRKQGFRIETSAKVSGLEEGEERINVHVERGEERFQIETDKVLIAVGRSPCTDGLGLEKIGIATNDRGFVVTDENLQSNVAGVYAIGDAVEGPMLAHKAEEEGVAVAETIAGHHGAVNYDSIPNVIYTNPEIACVGSTETSAKKDGINVTTGRFPMAANGRAIASGVTDGLVKVIADTESNRILGIHIMAQNASELIASAVAHIEYGGSAEDIARTIHAHPTLSESLKEASLAVSNSSLHSL; encoded by the coding sequence ATGGCAGAGAACAACTTCAATTTAATCGTCATAGGCGCCGGACCGGGCGGCTATGTCTGTGCTATCCGGGCTGCTCAACTTGGACTTAAAACAGCGATCATTGAAAAGGATCCTTTTCTTGGGGGTACCTGTCTTAATGTGGGATGCATACCAAGTAAAGCGCTACTCCATTCTACTGAGATGTATCACTTCGCCGCTCATGAGAGCCGCTCTCATGGAATTAAAATGGGAGAGGTATCCATTGATATAGATAACCTAATGAGGAGAAAGGATCAGGTTGTTTCCAAACTTCGAAAAGGAGTAGAGATGCTGGTGGGCAAACGGGATATTCAAATCTTCCATGGTGTGGGGGAGATTATTGAACCCGGTTCAGTTAGAGTGCAGGGGCCCGACGAATCGCAGATAATCTATGCATCCAATATCGTGATCGCTACTGGTTCGAAAGTGTCAGAGCTATCCGGAATTAGTATTGACGGCAATCGAATCGTTTCCAGTGATCACGCAATTGCTTTTGATCGTGCTCCAGACGACTTGGTCGTTGTCGGAGGTGGGGCGATTGGACTCGAGCTCGGATCCGTATGGGCTAGATTGGGAACTAAGGTGACGGTTGTTGAATTTCTACCCCGAATAGCACCAACGTTCGACGAGGAAATCAGCGCATTGGCTGAACGCATATTCAGAAAACAGGGATTTCGAATTGAAACCTCCGCCAAAGTATCTGGATTAGAAGAAGGTGAAGAACGAATTAACGTCCACGTTGAAAGAGGAGAAGAGCGTTTTCAAATCGAAACGGATAAAGTACTTATTGCGGTAGGGCGATCGCCTTGCACCGACGGATTGGGGCTAGAGAAAATAGGAATTGCAACCAACGATCGAGGGTTCGTTGTCACTGATGAAAACCTCCAATCCAATGTTGCAGGTGTTTATGCAATTGGGGATGCTGTAGAAGGCCCGATGCTCGCTCATAAAGCTGAGGAAGAAGGAGTTGCGGTTGCCGAAACAATTGCAGGGCATCACGGAGCAGTGAACTATGACTCCATCCCCAATGTCATTTACACAAATCCCGAAATCGCATGCGTAGGATCGACCGAGACTTCCGCAAAAAAGGACGGTATTAATGTAACGACAGGAAGATTTCCTATGGCAGCAAATGGACGAGCAATTGCTTCAGGCGTCACCGATGGTCTCGTAAAAGTGATCGCGGATACTGAGAGCAATCGTATTCTAGGTATTCATATCATGGCCCAAAATGCTTCGGAACTAATAGCTTCAGCGGTTGCTCATATTGAGTATGGCGGAAGTGCGGAGGATATTGCCCGGACTATCCACGCTCACCCCACACTCTCTGAGTCGCTTAAAGAAGCTAGTTTGGCAGTTTCGAATTCAAGTCTACATTCTCTTTAA
- the rho_2 gene encoding Transcription termination factor Rho: MHENITQSKNIRVEGIFEPQQNKSGQLLNPEHNGKSRRNDPFLPRDLVNRFKIKTGSWIVGQAQEEDRFPNPKIRYVESIDGLAVEERQKVADFSQLTTITPDQWLRLETLDGAMTVRMMDIFCPIGRGQRGLIVAPPRTGKTTLLRDIALGVLENHADCHVMILLVDERPEEVTDIQRSVPAELFASSNDEDLKNHLRVANIAIDRAKRLAEVGKDVVLLLDSLTRLARAHNSAKGGSGRTMTGGLDIRALEKPRQLFSTARNTEEAGSITIIASALVDTGSRMDDLIFQEFKGTGNMEMVLDRKVADLRLWPAIDIASSGTRREELLLDSKRLDRCHFFRRALVNMKVDEAAETATTRLAKTDSNDKFLEMIEI, from the coding sequence ATGCACGAGAATATCACACAGTCCAAAAACATCCGAGTTGAAGGCATCTTTGAACCGCAACAGAATAAGTCGGGGCAATTGCTTAATCCAGAACATAATGGGAAATCGCGAAGGAATGACCCTTTCCTGCCCCGCGACTTGGTAAACCGATTTAAAATTAAGACGGGTAGCTGGATAGTTGGACAAGCACAGGAGGAGGATCGATTTCCCAATCCAAAAATCCGCTATGTTGAGAGCATCGATGGTTTGGCAGTAGAGGAACGACAAAAGGTAGCTGATTTCAGCCAACTTACGACGATTACTCCAGACCAATGGCTTCGGTTGGAGACATTAGATGGAGCAATGACAGTACGTATGATGGACATATTTTGCCCAATTGGGCGGGGACAGAGAGGTCTTATTGTTGCTCCACCTAGAACCGGTAAAACTACTTTGCTGAGAGATATTGCCCTTGGGGTTCTGGAAAATCATGCAGATTGTCATGTAATGATCCTACTTGTCGATGAGCGGCCTGAGGAGGTCACAGACATTCAGCGCAGCGTGCCGGCTGAATTGTTCGCCTCTTCTAACGATGAAGATCTGAAGAACCATCTTCGTGTAGCCAACATTGCGATCGATCGTGCGAAGAGATTAGCTGAAGTAGGAAAGGATGTTGTCTTACTGCTTGATTCCCTTACTCGCCTTGCGCGGGCCCATAATTCGGCTAAGGGTGGTAGCGGAAGAACGATGACTGGAGGACTCGACATCCGTGCCCTGGAAAAGCCGAGGCAGCTTTTTTCGACCGCACGGAATACCGAGGAGGCTGGGAGCATTACGATAATAGCCTCAGCGTTGGTCGACACTGGTAGTCGGATGGATGATCTCATTTTCCAGGAATTTAAGGGAACAGGGAATATGGAGATGGTCCTCGATCGAAAAGTAGCCGACCTGCGATTATGGCCCGCAATAGACATTGCGTCCTCTGGGACAAGGAGAGAGGAGCTCCTACTCGATTCAAAAAGACTCGACCGCTGTCATTTTTTTCGTCGTGCCCTCGTGAATATGAAAGTTGATGAAGCAGCCGAAACCGCGACTACCAGACTGGCTAAGACAGATTCAAATGATAAGTTCCTCGAGATGATCGAAATTTAA